The Tripterygium wilfordii isolate XIE 37 chromosome 18, ASM1340144v1, whole genome shotgun sequence nucleotide sequence ATGTGGGAACTGGGGTTGATTCAGTACCAGGCCACCCATTAAGTGGCCAATCAGTATCTGACCAGATATAGTCTGATTGATCTCTGAAAGGCATCCCATCatcccaattaaaaaaaattatgccctgaagaaaaaaaaagattgtaaTGCATAAGTACATCAATGATACATGAAATACTAGTCCTGaatatttaaaacattttatatAGTCAATATAACTAAAATAACTGGTTCAGATAAATTGAAAAAAGAGCATTGAAATGAAAGAATAAAAGAGGGACGACATTTTGCTGGAGGCATCCACAGAAGTAGGAAAAGTTGATAACATTACCATGCATAAAAGGGAAACCCATCAGACCACACCTTTCCTAGACATACAAGCATACAAATCTTGGAACACTTACCAAATAATAGTTGTTAActatttattcttttatttttcaattcgaAGAGAGCTTGAACGACTATTGAAAATTTACCTCCACTAACTATTATCTTCAATAAGTGATGTCATAGTTGTCAAAAGTGCCAAAGCGCACGCTTTAAGCGAGAAGCGAGGCGGAGCGCACGAGTCGCACCTCGCTTCATTGCGCTTGGGCAGGTGCACGGAAACATGCTGAGGAGTGCACTTTTCACAAAGCGCACACCTTGCATGTTTCAGGTGATTAACATGTATTGGACCtccatttttgttgttcttgggATTTTCTGCACTTTGAGAAGCCCAAcgtgagaaagaaagaaaaaaaatatccaAGGAGAAAAATGCTACGACAACTCTCGAATACTCTACTCGATCTATTGCTTGCCCTAGACACAGGAGGTCCGAGGAAACCACCAGATACTGAAGGAGGAAGACCACCCAACGTCGGCTAACCGTTAGCACGGAATCCAACAGGTAGGCAAATCCATTTTCCACTACACGTGAGCAATGAAGAACATAATAATAAGCATTCAAATAACTACCCGAAAGACTTCATTAATGACGAAACACGGAATTTTAACACTTCAAAACAGAAGTTAGAATTCAATGTACAGGGACAAACCTTTCTGTTGCTAGCAACCGCAGCTTGTCGTTGATCAATAGAATTGACACATATTGCCTGATCAAAGTTGAATAAGTCAGAGCAGGATGTAATGGACAACAAAAAATTATGTCAGTGTTTGGAAACTTTAATTTTAAACAGGTCCTATTTCAATGACTCAGCCTTTGTTCCGAGATAATAAATATATGTCGTGAATAAAAAATGCAAGTGAAACAGATGAAGAAGAATAGTTACCTCCAAAAGCTCCCCATTTCTTTTGCATATTTCTTTTGGGTTTTGGAAATAACACAAACCATTGGAGGGGGTTGTATCTTTCTGCCAGAAATTTAGGAAACTAAGGGCATTTCGAAATAGACCCTTGACAGATGATTCAACTTCACCGCTAGCAGGACTGCTGCTATGATTAAGTTGGTGATCATAAATTTTCTCCACTCCATGCTGTTCCGTGATGCTTTTATATATGTCAATCCAACTTCTAATGGACTTATGGCTGAAAAAATGGGATGTATTAATTTTTTCTTGCTCAAAACCTTTAGATATCAAGTTAGGATCGGCACATTTATCCCATAAGATGTCAAAAACCTGTAAGTCATCATTGTTGATCCTTACGTCCACAGTTGGAGTACCCTGATTTATAGGCTGATGGCATAGCTTCGTGTTGGAACCCCCTAACCATTGCAGAATCGATATGTTCAATCCATTCTCAACTTTCTGATGCAGGATTAACGCAAGCCGTTTCACATGATAATAAGAAATAAGTTCAAGAGAGGTCTTCAGTAACTTAGCCAATATTAAACAGCAGAACTTGGTCTCTTCTTCTATGCTCGCACAATCAGATTCAAAACTCGAAGGACCAGAAGCCCAGGGAGAACATTTTCCATGGGTTGCGCTAGCAAAGAAACCGTCTTCAAATTTAATTGACATCAATTGCAGCTGGTGATTCAGAAAATTATACATATGTTGCCATAGACATACCCCTATGACATGCCATTTTTCATCTTCTGAAATTGAATGTACCACATCTCCACATTTCTTATCTGGAATGGATTCAAGAACCGGGAGGCCCTTTCTTACATCATCAATTGATAAATCCCGACCTAACTCTGGAATTTGAAGCAAGAGCTGTCTCAGATTCACCATATCAACTTCATAAGGAGTATGGCCATTGGTAAACGTGATCAAGATAGGTTCTACAACTAGAAAGAGACTTTTTGGATTCCTATGAAGCCAAGCAGATGCAAACTCCAAATAATATTCAAATAAATCAAGAATAACGAGGGGTTTCGTTATGACATCTTCAGTCATGTAGCCAGAGAAAATCATCAAAGCAGCTCTTAAACTCTGTAGGGACAGTCTGACACCTCGTACACACAGTCCTGAGGAATCTATGCACGGATTCCTTACTCCACATGGCACATCATTCTCAGTATAACAAGGTTTTAACTGAAGGGAACTTACACCACAAGCAACTATAAAACGTGAAAATAACAAGGAGATATCTTCAGTTGCCTTCAAAAGTGGCTTCCGCAGAAGAGGGTATAAGAAACTAACTCGATGACTCTTTGCTTGTGAGGGGTCTTCAGAAATATATTCAACCAACAAATCGTAACCAATAACAGATAATCCTTTATGGCACAACCACACTAAAATCTGCAAAACATAGCAATATGAATCAGTCCTCCAGGATGATCTCGATGAAGTCAGAAAAGCATTAGCCTTAAAAGTTAATTAGAAGTGAAATCTATAGTCTGTAAAGCACAGACCATTCTGAGCAAACTTGAAGAAGCCAAAGAAAACTTCCGCTCAATCTCTGCAACGGCTGTGAATAGCTTGTGTCGAAAATTTTCAGTTACAAGTTGATAAATATCATAGTCAAGGGAGTATGATTTAGCTCCGGCAGGTCCTACATCAGGGTCAGGAAAAGAAGGATGCTCTCTCATCAGCTCTGAGAGATACTGAACAGCCAAATCTAACTTAGCATGGGATTCCAGATGCAAAGCCACATCACAAGATAGCCAGTTAAAGGAATTACTGGCAGAAATATTTGGAGTTTCAGGTAGAGTTTGATGAGCTTCAGCATCAGATACACTCCCTTGATCTGTATTCCCAAGAGTGCTCGAAGAAGTTGAAAGgctttccaaagcttcaagctTAGAATAAGCAATAAGAAATACAATTATATTTCAAGTTAGAAGTACTAATAACCTCAGTCGAATATCAAAAGTTAAAATGAATGAAGCAACACATGTAGCCACATACCACCCAGACCAtgtttctttcttatttttaatgGAAAGAGATATAAATGAAATTACTAATGAAGGCCATGAATGGGGTACGCCACCTAATTACAACTGAAAAAATGTCTACTACATTAAGTAGTATCATCTCATTTACAATAAACTTTCAATGAACCAAAGCAAAGGGGTTGTAACACTTATTCTTTACAACTGTTAAGCTAGTTTCCATCCCTTCAAATACTCCGTTATTTGTTTCTTTCCGACTGACCCAGCAAGCAAAATAGAGTTATTGAGTCCAATagttttccttgtttattttctaCTGCGATGAAATTTCCAAGCCTTTAACTCATCATCAATGGTCCAGCTACCACCCATGTGATGCCCATAAATTTGCAGACACTTTGCAAAATTTTCCTTGACCAAACATCATCTAAATATCAGAGATGTAGGGGGGGGAAGAAAAGCCACTTTAGTGGGTACTTTGGCTTCCAAGACCTGTCAAGAAGGAAGAGGTGTGTGGATGCAAAACTTTCCTTGACCAAACACCATCTAAAGTAGGGGTTAATGAATACCTGATTTATACATTGGATAACGAGTCAATACTATACAAGGACTTGGAATAACCTCGTGAAATGCCTTTTGAATACAAAATGTGAGGTCAGTTTACCAAACTTTGGTCAGATAtttacaaaaaacaaaaaaaaaaaattccatgatTGAATCGTGCAAAGGTAAGAACAGCTGCCCTTTTTCCAAGACACGAATGTGACATCAACAGTATAACAGCGTGACAAAACTAAAATCTAAATGTATGAGAGCAAACACACAAAAACGGGGTTGGTACGTATGACCAAATTTTAAGCATGTCAACATTTTGTCAACAGATACATAAGCATTAATGCAACAATGATAAAGATGCAATAAACTTAAACTAGAACAGGCAAATATATACTCCTCCAAAAACAGTCAACATAACTAGAAAAGGTAACATAAACTTACAGGAAGACCACATCGATTCAAGGCAGAAGCTATCATCAAGTTTGCCCAACGACCAAAAATTACAGCATTTCTCTCCCCAATTGCATTCCTCATGCAATTTTTGGTCACTAGTGTAAGGCAATACAGACCAATACTGGGATCcataaaagcaacatgattGGCTGAAATTGCACTCAAGTCGATTATGCTCTCTTGAAGACCAAGCATGCTTAGAAAAGACTTAAAGTAATTCCCTAATACCCACTGCAAAACAAGAGAGCTAATTATGAGTAAAGATTTTAAAGAAATGGGTAGTTATGTAACATGCCACTACACTCAATAATGTCTTTTCAAAACACATCAAGCGCATACGTTGCATATTATATGataacacatacatacatacataaatatgcgaatacgtatatacatatacatacatatatatatatatatatgtgtgtgtgtgtgtgtatatatatatatgtatatgtatagacagagagagaatgagagagagatCCATATTTGAGGCACCTCTAGCAGGCTGACAAGCCAATTATCGCCTCTCTCAATTGCAGATGGAATCATGAACTTTGTTAAGAAGTGATGCTCGGATGGTCCACCAGGGCCCTCAATAAGTCTACAAATTACCACTGCAAGCTGTTCATCCTTAAGATTCTTGGCACAAACACTAATTGCGGAAGAAGTATCACCAGCAAGCAGAAAGAAAGCAATAGCCAGCTGAAACTGATGTCTTCCCATTAAAACATAAGCATTTTTTAAAGCAGCTGCCTTATTTTTATCATCCTGCAACAATAATTATGCAACTTAAGATTGAAATCAAAACCCCCCAAAGAAAGGAGGACACGACAAAACAAAGATTGGTTTGCATAGAGGGGCCCGCACAAGTGTGCCTAGGTATATACACAAAGAGGCCCATATTAGAAGTACAGGTGGAAGACAAATTGACATGAAAAATGGTGCAAAAAGAAGTGGCTGGGAAGCTTCTCTCAAAATGAATCTTCCCTTCATAACTATATAATGACAAGTGTATAACTTTCCATAATACCTGAAAATTGCGAGTAAGAAACCCCACCAAGGGTTTATCTTTCTCATCCCTGCTGATTTTAAAAAGACCAGTCAAAACTTGAAGTCTGTTTAACGCAATATAAAGAAGTGCACATTCCTTGGGGTCTTTTCTTTTCAGATACTGCAGCCTTGCTAGCTTCTCCATCTACAACACAGAAACCTCCATCAGCACTGATTAGCTAAAAGAAAGTATCTCTCTTCCTCTCATGAAGCCacaatctttcttttttttaatgtcaaaacaataaataatcaGCAGCATAGCTCTCAGACGTAAAATATATacctttaataaaaaaaaatagatgtaAAATACATGCCAAAATTTACAGGCAGTAGCCACAAtgataaggaaaagaaaacgcCCTTCAgcataaaaggtaaacaaatcCCACTCACATCCAGCATCGTGAATAAATTCAATAAAATACCCAATCATACAAAACAGCTTAACGTGACTATAAATCTGTCACTAAATCATGAACTCAGTGAATGCATCAGACCAAGGCACCACTAGTAAGGTGTTCCTGAAAGGGTTTAATTagcttccgcaatttaaacccccatttaTTGTTACCCTAAGAGTGAgaatttgtgtgtgtttgttgttgcacCAAGTATGGGATtttgtgagagtagccctagtgttgggcctcattTGTTGGCCGTCGGATCGTCCAACCCCACGTGAGGGGGAGTATTAGAATATGTAAAAATGATgcgaaatgccccaacccaacaagttaacttattgggttgaatggaaaAATAAGTAATCTTAACACTATTAAAGCACAAAGATGAGCGTTGACTGCGGATATCAATGCAGGATTGAAATCTGTCAGGTACACCAAAGCTTGGAATTCATTCGAAACAAGCATCAAAAACAGGTCTTTAAACAATTTGATACATCATTGGTAGGCCCACATACTACGTTGACTATATGCTATCAAAATTTAGCATGCTGAAAAACATATAAAGCATGCTAGATTGTAACTAGAGCCTAATAGGCTAATAGCCTATCAACCCGGCAAAATATGTTCTTATATGGGGATCTTACTCAATTCAGACAGAAAAAGCAAACATTTATATCTTCAAGGCATACTTTATAACAGGAACACGTCCCTAAAAAAGGGATCCCTCAGTTCTTGTAAAACTAATGATCAAGCCATTCAGATAGTGAATGGCATTAATAATACCTAATTACAATCATTCTACCCTAATGACAATCATTCTAAATTGGCTAGAGATTGCAAAGAAAATTACAGTCCAGGAAAGATGAAGTTTTTGTCACAGGTAATGGGTGAATCAAGCTGCTCACCCAATTGATTGCATAAAAGAAGATAGTACTAATGGCTAGAAAAATTACCCTTGTGCGCAATTGTGTTACGTTGGTAAACCAATATCCAACTCCCAGTGCCCGCATTTGTTGCCAGGATGGCTCACTTGGAAGAAATGCATCAAACAATGTTTCCTGGCAGTCAGAGTGAAAGGCCCACCCAATCAGTGCAGAGTCAACTACCAACTCCTCGGTAGACACCACTTTTTCAAAACTTCTGAAAGAATACAGTTGCTGAAATCTTAATGCGACCCAAAACCTTCAGATGGACGAAAGAAAAATTGGTATCAGAAACATATTACAAGCTTAGTAATAACATATAAAAGTAAACAAAACGCAAGTATAGCGATTTACATCATAATATAATTTAGAAGATAATTGGCAGATAACCATTCATTGCAGGGTAAgacaaaatataatttcaaaacgTATAATTAAGTATATAAATGACAAAACAACATCAACTGTAATAGCATAAGCACAAGCTTCCTTCCTGTAATAAAGAAATATCTTTATCCACATCTTTTATCTTAAATTTCCCAAGCCCCAAGGACTCAATGGACCGCAATCCTATTTTTACTTTTAATGGCTACAAATTGATGTGTGCACGGTAAGAAATCAAAATCCCATCCTCACCAGATATCAGACACTGCAGCTATACTGGTACAGGCCCAAAATGAAAGCCATTCATGGCCACTAGGATTAGAAGAAATAAGGGGGGGAAAACATGCTATAATTAGTACCAAATTGACATTAATAACACTGGTAAGTTCACTTTTGAGGGCTGACAAACTTCATCAATATACCAACCCAGGTGTTCAGGTTGCATCCCTTGTGACGCTTTTAAATTGTTTCACTTATCAgccaaagaaaagagagagcagACACAGACAAcacaagagaaggaaaagacaTGGAAACTGAAGACTAAAAATCTAAAACAGACATAAAGAGCTACAAAGAAACCGGACATTTTAACAGATATAGAAGATCAGCAAATTGATTATTCATCTTCAAAACTTCAGTCAGAAGCATCTGAAGAACCCCTAATTCCCTATAGTGGAGTTTATCACCTGTTCATATCAACATTAAGGCATACAGTTGACAATAAGTTTTGTACAGTGAATTGTAATACTTGAGCAATAATAGCATCTAGGGTAGATGATATTGCTCCTATAGACCTAAGGTCGAAGGATGAAAAAACTGATCATGACCAACCAGTTATGAAAGATTCCCTTAAAGTCACATGAACAGAGTGAACAAGCACTGCCACCATGAACCATCCAAACCAGTACAACACGATTCTTTCAAAGGTAATGCTATATCTAAAAATTAGTTTTGTTTTCCTTATACTGGAAGTTTCAAGGTGACTGACCACTTCATGATACATAGCCAGCAGCATATACGTTGCTTCTTCACAATTTTCATGCTAGACAGAACCAAAGCAGAAGACCAACCCAAACAACTGCAAGGCTTACAGGCTATGCCAGGGCCCAAAACCAACTGTTAAATCTATCAGAAACGTAAATCTCAGAGAGAATGTAGATGATCACATAAATAATGTAACCAACCAAACCAGGAAGTACCTGCGCCCAGCCTCATCGAGATTCTCATAGGCAGAGGCAGAGTGTGGATTACTTATTTCACCAAGAAGATCTATTATTGCAAGAAGCTGcatcttctcttcatttttcaaagcTACTGCCTTGTATAACTTCTCAATAGGTTCAACAAAACCACTGAGTTCAGATTTCGTTGGATGTGAACTAAGCATCCCCCTGGATCCATAAAACTCGGAACTGGAAGCAAACTGGGTGAAGCCTCGATCAAATTCCAAAGAAGATGTGGTTGAATTAGAACCTCTGCTCCACCGAAATCTCTCATCGTCAGTTGAAGTTTTCGAGAAAATCCCTTCGTAATAACTTGATAGAAGGATATGTGGAACAATACAACTAGACTCTGCAGAGTCACAATTACTCTCAGAAGAACAATTTGACACAAGATATTCAACAAGATGCCTCACAGATACGTACGCACGTTTCCAGTTCCCTAGACACACAGAGCATACATGCTTAAGTAACAGAAAATCAACAGTTTCAGTAAAAATTGAACAAACACTACAGTCTGTAGAATGCTTTCTTTAATGAAATAATGAAACAGGAACTACTTTTGCAACTGAATAGAAGGCTGTGAATTCTCAGATTCAGCCATTTGCATTCAAAAACGGGCTTACATTTACACCCTCGGCAGGATTTTTCAACATTTATGTTGAGGAATTAGATTTTATGTAAAGGGACCATCCCCAAGCCACTTAAAAAAGAGAACATTAGTGGCAGATAGCATCCTATTATTCATAAAAGCTTCGAAAGGTATAAAAATGTTAAGGGGTTAGCTGTTGCTTGATTAAATTACTGATTCTGGAACTTGAAAAGAATGGACCCCTCTTAAAATAAGTGTACTAGCTCATGATACCTGAAAATATATTCATAAAAAGTGCACCAGGATGATATATAGGCAGTGAGCCCCTTAGCTTCTGTTCTACCTCTAGCATGCTCCATAAACCAAGCATGGTTCTCGCACCAAGTTTAAGTTCATGTTGTGCTATCAACAGACTGCACGACAAGTGATCGGTATTGCTTTCAAGAGGCCTGGACTTGCAGTCTGCATAGCTGTCTTCGACTGACAATTTTCCAAAAGCGTCAATCTTGCAGTGAGTGAATACAGCAGAAAGATTTTCCATACCAGTTCCATCGTAATAATCTAAGGGTTTGTCCGCGATTGATTTTGCATAGCATGTTGCATGATTTTTATTGTCTATAAGAAACATCCATTCACTAAATATACTAAAGAAATTTTCATGAACCACAATAGCTGTGGCTCTGGGACCCCAAAGGAAATCACAAATAGTAAATTCAGTATGGGCTACTGCAACACACAACCAAGTATCACTTTTCAAAGAGTTTCCAGGGTTCAACAAAATCTGACAACCAGAACGCCTTTGAGCATATACTAGCAACTTTTTCTGTGAGCTAACGCCAAGAAATAATTGACCATTTCCTAAAGACAACCAATTTAAAGCAACAACACCTTT carries:
- the LOC119984139 gene encoding uncharacterized protein LOC119984139 isoform X1; its protein translation is MAGTSSSSGNPIDPLDHLPLSLLGSEVVPPAPNLSYPDAIDWLPDFAGYSWVAYGASSLLVISHFPSPSSSNETLVGPILRQVLELSSENSSLVTGVSWSPATPSTGELAAASRNCIFIFSHDSASSGGKGSFCWSQNAVLVQSTSVQAIKWTGSGDGVIAGGIEVVLWKRRNKSWEIAWKFKRDQPQNLVSATWSIEGPCATAGCPSISHEGHCGSNSNESVLVCYSDGKPEYATAELHHPQPVSMIQWRPSMRIHSEKDVKNFARHVLLTCCLDGSVRLWTEMDSGKAREPSRDYADHEIVQRSFCVAATIEINHALNCTLGTDVFLNWATEIGGIFKNTDGANKVFPASGYEHDKMDRCEWLIGFGPKMLVTFWAIHYLDDLSPVRFPQVTLWKRLDLQDLNMGHIHRTEFSDFKRKLLLSKVVISRNYLSGPPNMCSLIHLLPCNSLYWSQLYTQPSNDTRDTSVSDSGTSNFSLCSQGGLLNIGGHTGKILQVSLHPNICEVELAVSLDSSGLVLFWSLSTIPNCTMGQITLVPRWKLCGNLSTQDSCLPYTSLRWAPSISGEDRVLLMGHIGGIDCFVVKISRSEEDVLCHYICTIPFTGHGPYEDGPTNIFTIPLPSTCNKTFRFNKFMLLSVWEKGFNALSWELMLHSYDTVTNCSECSNFSKNISGECRISEFESTFGGKRYCLGILCCSSQLPEPHIQDHITSFAVLSPGNLTCIKTNTDFMKDLISNEPAYVMATGCFDGSLKLWRSNSTGSSTLHVPWELVGKFVAHQGPVSAICLTDCGRKIATICTEGSPDRVSSLRIWDSVHLTLAGSFRLEDTLPVSKGVVALNWLSLGNGQLFLGVSSQKKLLVYAQRRSGCQILLNPGNSLKSDTWLCVAVAHTEFTICDFLWGPRATAIVVHENFFSIFSEWMFLIDNKNHATCYAKSIADKPLDYYDGTGMENLSAVFTHCKIDAFGKLSVEDSYADCKSRPLESNTDHLSCSLLIAQHELKLGARTMLGLWSMLEVEQKLRGSLPIYHPGALFMNIFSGNWKRAYVSVRHLVEYLVSNCSSESNCDSAESSCIVPHILLSSYYEGIFSKTSTDDERFRWSRGSNSTTSSLEFDRGFTQFASSSEFYGSRGMLSSHPTKSELSGFVEPIEKLYKAVALKNEEKMQLLAIIDLLGEISNPHSASAYENLDEAGRRFWVALRFQQLYSFRSFEKVVSTEELVVDSALIGWAFHSDCQETLFDAFLPSEPSWQQMRALGVGYWFTNVTQLRTRMEKLARLQYLKRKDPKECALLYIALNRLQVLTGLFKISRDEKDKPLVGFLTRNFQDDKNKAAALKNAYVLMGRHQFQLAIAFFLLAGDTSSAISVCAKNLKDEQLAVVICRLIEGPGGPSEHHFLTKFMIPSAIERGDNWLVSLLEWVLGNYFKSFLSMLGLQESIIDLSAISANHVAFMDPSIGLYCLTLVTKNCMRNAIGERNAVIFGRWANLMIASALNRCGLPLEALESLSTSSSTLGNTDQGSVSDAEAHQTLPETPNISASNSFNWLSCDVALHLESHAKLDLAVQYLSELMREHPSFPDPDVGPAGAKSYSLDYDIYQLVTENFRHKLFTAVAEIERKFSLASSSLLRMILVWLCHKGLSVIGYDLLVEYISEDPSQAKSHRVSFLYPLLRKPLLKATEDISLLFSRFIVACGVSSLQLKPCYTENDVPCGVRNPCIDSSGLCVRGVRLSLQSLRAALMIFSGYMTEDVITKPLVILDLFEYYLEFASAWLHRNPKSLFLVVEPILITFTNGHTPYEVDMVNLRQLLLQIPELGRDLSIDDVRKGLPVLESIPDKKCGDVVHSISEDEKWHVIGVCLWQHMYNFLNHQLQLMSIKFEDGFFASATHGKCSPWASGPSSFESDCASIEEETKFCCLILAKLLKTSLELISYYHVKRLALILHQKVENGLNISILQWLGGSNTKLCHQPINQGTPTVDVRINNDDLQVFDILWDKCADPNLISKGFEQEKINTSHFFSHKSIRSWIDIYKSITEQHGVEKIYDHQLNHSSSPASGEVESSVKGLFRNALSFLNFWQKDTTPSNGLCYFQNPKEICKRNGELLEAICVNSIDQRQAAVASNRKGIIFFNWDDGMPFRDQSDYIWSDTDWPLNGWPGTESTPVPTFASPGIDLGNKKGAHLGLGGATTGGGTLASVGRNLTSSGAVEIPGYVGVSASGLGWQIQEDFKEFLDRPATVENISTRAFSSHPLRPFFLVGSINTHVYLWEFGKDKATATYGVLPAANVPPPYALASISALQFDLCGHRFATAAIDGTVSTWHLEVGGRSNIRPTASSLCFNSHALDVTHVTSSGSVIAATGYSSTGANVAIWDTLAPPTTSCASIICHEGGARSISAFDNDIGSGSVSQLIVTGGKGGDVGLHDLRYIVTGKSRHFDNGGPSQNGMLWYIPKAHLGSVTKVATIPNTSLFLTGSEDRDVKLWDAKAARLVYHWPKMHERHTFLKPSSHGFGGVVRAAVTDIQVVSNGFLTCGGDGSVRLVQLENLNGT
- the LOC119984139 gene encoding uncharacterized protein LOC119984139 isoform X2, translating into MIRLALAVKNAVLVQSTSVQAIKWTGSGDGVIAGGIEVVLWKRRNKSWEIAWKFKRDQPQNLVSATWSIEGPCATAGCPSISHEGHCGSNSNESVLVCYSDGKPEYATAELHHPQPVSMIQWRPSMRIHSEKDVKNFARHVLLTCCLDGSVRLWTEMDSGKAREPSRDYADHEIVQRSFCVAATIEINHALNCTLGTDVFLNWATEIGGIFKNTDGANKVFPASGYEHDKMDRCEWLIGFGPKMLVTFWAIHYLDDLSPVRFPQVTLWKRLDLQDLNMGHIHRTEFSDFKRKLLLSKVVISRNYLSGPPNMCSLIHLLPCNSLYWSQLYTQPSNDTRDTSVSDSGTSNFSLCSQGGLLNIGGHTGKILQVSLHPNICEVELAVSLDSSGLVLFWSLSTIPNCTMGQITLVPRWKLCGNLSTQDSCLPYTSLRWAPSISGEDRVLLMGHIGGIDCFVVKISRSEEDVLCHYICTIPFTGHGPYEDGPTNIFTIPLPSTCNKTFRFNKFMLLSVWEKGFNALSWELMLHSYDTVTNCSECSNFSKNISGECRISEFESTFGGKRYCLGILCCSSQLPEPHIQDHITSFAVLSPGNLTCIKTNTDFMKDLISNEPAYVMATGCFDGSLKLWRSNSTGSSTLHVPWELVGKFVAHQGPVSAICLTDCGRKIATICTEGSPDRVSSLRIWDSVHLTLAGSFRLEDTLPVSKGVVALNWLSLGNGQLFLGVSSQKKLLVYAQRRSGCQILLNPGNSLKSDTWLCVAVAHTEFTICDFLWGPRATAIVVHENFFSIFSEWMFLIDNKNHATCYAKSIADKPLDYYDGTGMENLSAVFTHCKIDAFGKLSVEDSYADCKSRPLESNTDHLSCSLLIAQHELKLGARTMLGLWSMLEVEQKLRGSLPIYHPGALFMNIFSGNWKRAYVSVRHLVEYLVSNCSSESNCDSAESSCIVPHILLSSYYEGIFSKTSTDDERFRWSRGSNSTTSSLEFDRGFTQFASSSEFYGSRGMLSSHPTKSELSGFVEPIEKLYKAVALKNEEKMQLLAIIDLLGEISNPHSASAYENLDEAGRRFWVALRFQQLYSFRSFEKVVSTEELVVDSALIGWAFHSDCQETLFDAFLPSEPSWQQMRALGVGYWFTNVTQLRTRMEKLARLQYLKRKDPKECALLYIALNRLQVLTGLFKISRDEKDKPLVGFLTRNFQDDKNKAAALKNAYVLMGRHQFQLAIAFFLLAGDTSSAISVCAKNLKDEQLAVVICRLIEGPGGPSEHHFLTKFMIPSAIERGDNWLVSLLEWVLGNYFKSFLSMLGLQESIIDLSAISANHVAFMDPSIGLYCLTLVTKNCMRNAIGERNAVIFGRWANLMIASALNRCGLPLEALESLSTSSSTLGNTDQGSVSDAEAHQTLPETPNISASNSFNWLSCDVALHLESHAKLDLAVQYLSELMREHPSFPDPDVGPAGAKSYSLDYDIYQLVTENFRHKLFTAVAEIERKFSLASSSLLRMILVWLCHKGLSVIGYDLLVEYISEDPSQAKSHRVSFLYPLLRKPLLKATEDISLLFSRFIVACGVSSLQLKPCYTENDVPCGVRNPCIDSSGLCVRGVRLSLQSLRAALMIFSGYMTEDVITKPLVILDLFEYYLEFASAWLHRNPKSLFLVVEPILITFTNGHTPYEVDMVNLRQLLLQIPELGRDLSIDDVRKGLPVLESIPDKKCGDVVHSISEDEKWHVIGVCLWQHMYNFLNHQLQLMSIKFEDGFFASATHGKCSPWASGPSSFESDCASIEEETKFCCLILAKLLKTSLELISYYHVKRLALILHQKVENGLNISILQWLGGSNTKLCHQPINQGTPTVDVRINNDDLQVFDILWDKCADPNLISKGFEQEKINTSHFFSHKSIRSWIDIYKSITEQHGVEKIYDHQLNHSSSPASGEVESSVKGLFRNALSFLNFWQKDTTPSNGLCYFQNPKEICKRNGELLEAICVNSIDQRQAAVASNRKGIIFFNWDDGMPFRDQSDYIWSDTDWPLNGWPGTESTPVPTFASPGIDLGNKKGAHLGLGGATTGGGTLASVGRNLTSSGAVEIPGYVGVSASGLGWQIQEDFKEFLDRPATVENISTRAFSSHPLRPFFLVGSINTHVYLWEFGKDKATATYGVLPAANVPPPYALASISALQFDLCGHRFATAAIDGTVSTWHLEVGGRSNIRPTASSLCFNSHALDVTHVTSSGSVIAATGYSSTGANVAIWDTLAPPTTSCASIICHEGGARSISAFDNDIGSGSVSQLIVTGGKGGDVGLHDLRYIVTGKSRHFDNGGPSQNGMLWYIPKAHLGSVTKVATIPNTSLFLTGSEDRDVKLWDAKAARLVYHWPKMHERHTFLKPSSHGFGGVVRAAVTDIQVVSNGFLTCGGDGSVRLVQLENLNGT